The segment TTCATCATGACTGGGTCTTCTACGAGCAGCCCGGCGCCTCACACTGGTGGGACGCATCGGATGAGCCTGGAACCGACTGCGTGGACCTGATGCAGCTCTGGGATTTCTTTGCCCGCCACCGTCGCCCGGAAGATGGGCAGACGCGGGAAGTGGAACTGGTTACCGTAAACCCGGGCATCACCGCGTGGCGGCACTGGCTGGGAATCATCCAGCAGATTCACCCGTACGCGGTGAGCAAAGTGACCATCCACTACGATCCTGGCCTCTACCGCTTTACGGGTACCACCGTAAACGTCCGTCACATGCAGCTCAAGGTGAACTGCTGGCAGCCTGCCGCCACATTGAAGGTGGTGCTGGATGGCCAGACGCTCAAGGCGATTCCCTGGCCGCGGACGGGCGCTCTCGACCTGGAGCGGCGAGCCGGCAGGTGGTCGGTGAGCGCCCCGGTGCCGGCCGGTGAGAAGAACCCGCTGCGCAGCGGTCCGTTCAAGGACGCATTCAAGAACGACATGGAGTTCGTCTACGGTACCGGCGGTACACCTTCGGAGAACCGGTGGGCATACGGCCGGGCCCGATTTGATGCCGAGACCTTCTGGTATCGTGGAAACGGCAGCGTCGACGTGGTTGCTGATACCGCGTTCAACGCAACCGCTCAACCACAGCGCTCGATTATCCTCTACGGCAACTCATCCACCAACCGCGCTTGGCCGGCACTGCTTGGCAGCAGCCCGCTTCAGGTTAGTGAAGGAGCGGTAAACGTCGGGGGCAAGACTCTCAATGGCGCCGGACTCGCAGTCCTCTTTGTTCAGCCAAGGCCGGGCAGCGCGGTGGCCGATGTCGGGGTGGTCGGCGGTACCGATCTCACCGGGATGCGGCTGACGGATCGGCTGCCGGTCTTTATCTCCGGGGTTGCATATCCGGACTGGATCGTTCTCGATCCGACGGTGCTTACGCAGGGTGTGTCGGGCGTTTTAGGTGCGGGATACTTCAACAATCGCTGGCAGTGGAGCCCCGGTGATGCGGCGTGGGGCGGCCAAGCCTTAGCCGGAGCACGGTGACCAGGTGCAAGCGGGAGGCTGCGGCTGCGGTGCTGGATCTGCTGGAGGCACGCTACCCTGAGGCTTCCTGCGCACTTCAGCACCGCGATCCATGGCAGCTCCTTACGGCCACCATTCTCAGCGCACAGTGCACGGACGTCCGGGTGAACATGGTTACGCCGGCGCTATTTGCAAAGTACGCAACCGCGGCTGCCCTTGGTGCCGCGAAGGCCGAGGATGTGGAGGCGATCATCCGCTCTACCGGCTTTTTCCGCCAGAAGGCGAAGAGCATCATCGCCATGAGCCAGGACCTTGTCGACCGGTTCGGCGGCAAGGTTCCTGAAACGCTTCCGGAGTTGACCTCGCTGCGCGGCGTAGGGCGCAAGACTGCTAATGTGATAATCGGCGTGGCATTTGGTGGTGCAGGCGTGGTGGTGGATACGCACGTCCGTCGCATCAGCCGCCGCCTCGGCTGGACGAAGCAAAGCCACCCGGCGAAGATTGAGCAGGAGTTGATGGCGCTGTTTCCACGGGAGCGGTGGACGCAGATGGGCACGGTGCTGATCTGGCATGGCCGTGACCTGTGCCCGGCGCGCAAACCGCGGTGCGCCGAATGTCCGGTAAATGAGTTGTGCCCCGAAGGCCGCAAGCGCTTAGCTACGCCCAGCACGGCGCGCCCGTAGTCGATCTCTGGGGGCATCGAGCGAATCTATGCGAAACGACGAACGGTTTCGGCGCGTTGGGCTGATGTGGCACGGTGACCGTGAAGCGCGCCAAACAGCATCGCTGGCTGCCGGCCGGTTTGAGCCGATGGCAAACGCCCTTCGCCATAGCGGGCTTGAGCCCGTTCCTGTTGTATTTAACAACGATTTTGCCGACGAAGCCCGTGAGGATCTGCGCGGTCTGGATGCCGTATTGGTGTGGGTGAACCCGATCGAGCAGGATCGCGACCGCAGCGTGTTGGATGCGCTGCTGCGCGGGGCCGCGGATGACGGCATCGGCGTCAGCGCCCATCCCGATACGATCCTGAAGATGGGTACCAAGGAGGTGTTGGTCACCACGCGCAGCATGAGTTGGGGCAGCGACACGCATCTCTATACTTCGCACCGGCAGTTGCTGGAACAGCTGCCGGAACGTCTGGCGGCCGGCTCGGCCCGGGTTCTCAAGCAGCTCCGTGGCAATGGCGGCAGCGGTGTGTGGAAGGCAGAGCGCGTAACGGATGACCACGCTCTGGTCCGAGTTCGACACGCCCAGCGTGGAAGCATAGAGACGGTGGAATCCATAGGACAGTTTATGCAGCGTCTCGAGCCGTACTTTGGGCAGCATGGGCAAGTAATCGACCAGGCATATCAGGAACGGTTGGTGGACGGAATGGTTCGCTGTTATATGGTCCAGGACGCTGTGGTGGGATTCGGCCATCAGGCTGTAAACGCTCTGTTCCCCGCGCCGCCCGGCGTACCGCCTGAGCAAGCGCCGCAACCGGGCCCGCGACTCTACCACCCACCGGATGCGCCTCAGTTTGAGCCTGTTCGAAGGAAGATGGAGGAGGATTGGCTTGACGCGATGTGCCGTACAACTGGAGTGGATCGCGGAGCACTACCCATGATCTGGGATGCCGATCTGTTGTACGGACCCAAAACCACCGACGGCGAGGATACCTACGTCCTCTGCGAAATCAATGTAAGTTCGGTCTACCCATATCCCGATTCGGCCGTTCAGCCGCTTGCCGAGCGCGTGAGCCAATGGATTCAATCACGGCCGCGACAGGCAAACTGACCGGCGCCAGGCGCCGCTGCTGGAGCGCTGGCATCCTTGTCGCGGAGCAGAATCCGCCGTCCGGCATCGGCATCATCCGATCCGACCGATCCGGCAGATTCCGGCGCCTGCGCTGCCCGCATAAGTGAGACACGAAACGTGACGTTCTCGTCCGTGCCGGGCTGCCTTTTACCCCGCCAGCCGAAAGCAGCGGCGTATGCGTCGCGATAAGTTCCACGTTCCGTACCGTCGTTCACTTCCCGGCGTAGTCAATCCGAGCACGGCCGAAGGATCGGCCGTTGGTGGTTCGGGTCCTGTCTCCGTTCCACGCTCTTACCGCACCTCGATCAGCACCGGCGCGACATCGTACACCTGCCGCGGATTGTAGTACGGGTAGACCCGGCTATCCGGCATCTGCGCGCGCAGCGGAAATCGCGCTCGAACCTGCCACTGGAACACCATCGTTTGGTGCGGCAGCAGTTGCGTCAGATAGAGCGTCACCTGCCGGCCCGCAATGGTGAACTTGCTCAACCGGCCCGCCTTCACGGCCGCGTCAAGCTGATCCGGAATCACATCAAAGCCCGGCGGCGTGCCGATGTCAATGAGCGGCATCTGCACCACTCCGGAGGTATTGTTGTGGACCGTCACCTCCAGCCCGGCGATGCTATTCGTACGGAGCTGCATGCGATCCCACGAAACGTGCAGGCTCAGCGGCGCGCGTCGCAGCGGCCGAACCGGGACCGCGCCCCATCGCTGGTACCAGCGCGCTACCACCTGTAACGCCGGCGCTCCCGTGCCGGAGTACTCCACGTCTATGCTATTTGTGCCGGCGTGCACGCGCTTCTTCAGGGTCACCGTCCGCATTACATCGCCGTTCTCCTGAGTTAGCTGCCACGTCGCCGCGGTGGCGCCGTCGGCCGTCACGGTTACCACTCCGCTGCTGTTGCCGGCGCCATGTTCACTGTCGTAGAGCAGCGCCCTGAGCGCCCAAACCGTCGCCTGCGTGGTGCCCCAGGCGCCATCACCACCGCGCTGTGCCGCCAGCCATGCCAGCGACTTCTGAACCACCGAGACATTCTCGCCCCACTTTTCAAGCGCGATAGTGGCCAAACCGACGGTTTCCGCGTCTGCGCTGCCGCCTGTGGCGCCGGTAAATGTCATCTGTTCCGTGCCCGTTGGCCACCACAGATCGCTGCCGTCGGATCGCGCCATGCCGATCAGCCGGTTTGCCGTCGCTCCGGTGGCGGCGCCGTGCGGCTCAAGATCGACCAGCAGGTTCAGGATTAACGCCAGGGTGTAGGCGTCCTTTGCCTCAGAGAGATGGCGCCGGACGTAGTCCGCGCCTCGGGCCGTTACCGAGCCGGTATAGCCCGACTCAACGAGCGCCCAATCCACGTACGCGGTTGTGCGCAGCGCTCCGGTCTGGCGGTTGATGATGCCCTCGGCAATTCCGCCGGTATCTTCCAGCCAGGAGCCGTTCTGCCGCTGCCGGCCGGCCAGCCACTCCTGAGTTCGCGAGATCAGCGCAGGATCAACGCTCGCGGCGCGCGCCATATCTGAGAACTCCAAAAGGCCATAAGCCGTCAGTACCTGATTTGCCGGCTCCTGCCCGAACCAGGAAAAGCCGCCGCCTCGGCACTCGAAGGTAAGCAGACGCTGATATCCGATATTCACAAGCGCTTCGGCCTTCATTCGGATCGCTGGATTATCGCGGTGCGTCGCCTTCAGGTAGTTCAGGACCAGCACGTTCGGGTACGTGGTGGAACTGGTCTGCTCGAAGCAGCCGTAAGGCATTCGCAGAAGACCGTCGAGGCCGTCGAGAGCCTGGCTGAGCGCACCGGGATAGAGCTTCACCTGAATGGAGCTGGCGCCGTCGATCGCCTGCGTCGGGATCACGATCGTCTGATGCCATGACGCCGTAACACGGTGGTTGATGATGCTCTCCATCGGACGGCCATCGGCAGTTACAGCCACCGTACGCCGCACGGCGTCGGAGTGCCTGGGACTTACAGCCGATACGGTGATGTGATGGCTGCCGGGCGTCAGGGCCGTGATCGTGAAAGAGACCGACGTCACTTCGCCGGCCGCCACCGTCACCTGCCGCGTGTCGGCGCCGGTGAGCGCAAACCATGCCGCCGGCTGCATTGAGACACGGATCGTCTGGGCGGTGGTGAGATAGTTGTAGATCGCAACTGGAAGGGTGATCTGGTCGTGCTGCGTCAGTTCCAGCGGCACGTCCACATCCACGAAGAACGGCTGAAACACGCGCACCGGCGTGACCGCGGAACCAAAGTTGCCCTGTAGGTCGATCGCCTCCAAGTTCAGTTGCCACGTGGTGATGGAGTCGGCCATGGTCAATCGCTGAACAGCGTAGCCACTGTCGTCCGTGATCAATTGCGGCTGCCAAAGCAGGGTCTCCGGAAACCACGATCTCAGGCGCGGCGCGGGGCCACCGCCGGCCTCCTGCTGCAGAGAGCCTTTGGCCGCGGCCAATCCATTGGAACCGATGGCATCCGCTGGGGTGTTCGTTGGCACCGCCATTTCCTCGCGGATTTCCCGCCGGTTGACTCCGGCGGGCAGTTCCACCGCGCCGCCGAGACCACCGGGCCCGCCACGGAAACCGCCGGCGCCGCCGAAGAAGCCGCCGACGGGTTCCGCCTCGCCGTCTAGGTCGTCAGCAGTGCCCCAGCGGCGGTCCGGTCCCGCGCTTTTGAGGATGCAGTAGTCAGCGCTTTGCCCCGGCCACTCCGGGCGGTACTGCGTTCCCCACGGATCTACCACGTCGGCCAACAGCAGGTAGCCATGGTGAATCAGCACATCCAGTGCATCGCTCATCCTCAGCGATTCGCCATGCTGCAGGCGGTAGTTCGAAAGCGCCCGGTTGACGCGAGCCTGTGCCTTTTCCAGGACGGCGATGGCAGCCCTCCTGATCGCGGACCAGCGCGTCAGCCAGGAGTCCTCGTTCAGCGACATGTCGGGTGGCCCGTCCGCAGCTGCCAGAACCAGCGCTGCAGCGCGCTCCTGCTCGGGCGAGCCGAACCGGATAGGTCCCGGACTGACGAGCATCGGCGGCGATATCCCGTGGATCTCGTATCGCGGCCGCATCAACGAGCTCTCCAGCGCATAATAGACGCGCGCTAGTCCGGCATGCTCGGCAGACAGAGAGAGCACGCTTTCATCCACCATCGAAAGCCCGAGCGCCGACGGGGCTGGATTGCCCGAGCCATCCGTGACGCGAAACCTGAGGAGTGCAGTTCCGCCCGGCTTGAATTCAGCTTCCGCGCCGGATATTCGTACCTGCAGCCCGGTGGCCGGCATCACAACTGTAGTGCGAGTATCGCGAACGATGTTCTCGTTTGTCAGGATACGGAACGCGCTGAATTGAACGGTGCCAACCATCGCCGCCGTTGCCGGAATGTTGAAGTCTGCGCGACCAGACCGCAGCGGACTATCCTCGGTGAGAACGGTATGCCCATTCAGGATCGCGTCCAGATAGATGGTGCCTGTGGACGCGCTCGCCAAAGCCCGAAAGTGCAGAATCTGACCCGCCTTCACCATCGGGTTGCTGCACTCAAGCAGCAATCCACCATCGTGCGCACTGAGTGGGACCGTAGTCTCCGACCGGCGACCGCCGGCGTCCACCGCGAAAACTGCAAGAGTCGTGCTGCCGGAGCCAGGCGTGAGAGTTATCTCTGCGATTCCCAGTCGGTCGGTCGTTCCTCGACAGATTTCCGTGCTATCGGCCGGACGGACAGAAAGTCGCACGCCAGGCAGCGCCTTTCCATCGGGTGTGGCCACCGAGAGATAGATCTTGTTCGGCAGTCCGGATTGGAGCGCGCCGTCCTCCGGTACCGCAACGACGGAGATAGCTGACCGCGCGACAACAACATCGATCGCAGCCCGCTGGAGGTGGCCGGCGCTGTCCACCACGTCGGCGCCGATCTCAAGGTTTCCATTGCCGTTGGAGAATTGCTGGCCGAACAGCGTATCGGGCAGGCGCAGTAGGAATCCGCACGTGCCGTCGGCGCCGGTGGTCAACTCTTGCGTGCCAAGCGTCTGCGCGCCTACGTCGAATGTCTGATAATCCAGTGAGACCTTGGCGCCGGCGACGGGCTTACCGAAGAAGTAACGCGCGGATAGCGTGCCCGTAACGGTCTGGCCCGGCAGATACCACGGCATCAACGGTTTGATCTCGATCTTGAATTTCGGCAGCGTGTAACGTTCTACGCGCACGTTGATCGTGGCCGAGCCTCCCGGGGTGTCAGCCGTCACGCGGTAGGAACCGAGGTTCACCTCGTCGGCAAGCTGAAAATCCGTGCCGGCGATTCCAAAGCGGGAGAGAGCTGCCGTCTTGCGAAAGACCTTGTTCCCGCGACCGTCCTCCACCAGGAATGCGATGCCGTCGCCGGTCTGCGGCCTTCCCGTCGCCTGGTCAATCGCCATCGCTCGTAGATGGATCAGCTGTCCGGGCTGGTAGAGCGGCTTGTCGCTGGTCAGGAGCAGGCGCACCTGTGGGCTCAGCGATATCGGCTCAGTCAAATGGTCGCGGCCCTCCACGGTAGCCGCCTCGACAACCAGGCTGGCGTGGGTTACGGTTGTGCGCGGTACGCGAAACTGCGCAGCCACGGTTCCGGCGCTATCGGAATGGGCGGAGAATAGTGGGATGCCGCTGGCGCCGGCGGCGCCGACCCGCAACTCGGCCGAGACATCGGCGGCTAATGGCAAACCGGTCTGATGGTCCGTGACGAGCACCCGAATCGCTGCGGTTGAGCCTGGCAGCCACGTGCGCTGGCCAAGTATTCGTGTCTCGATCCTACCAGCGTCCATGTTCCGGGTCTGCCCGGAGGCCGCTCCGAACGGCGTGAACGCCGCCGCCGACGATACTGCGAACACCACCAGGCGCTGAAATCGGTTCATAGATGCCTCCCTCAAGCCGTTCAAGCCGGTAGTTCGACGGCGAGCCCAACGCGTGGGTTACCAGAGAGAGAAAGTAAACAGGCGCGCCGGGCGGCTCGCGGCGTGCAAAGAGCTGGAAAGGCGGATGCGCGCTACAAGTCGTTCACGCCCGGAAGCAGTGGTACCGCCGGTCGCCTACTCCCAATGGCCGTGCGTATTGGGTGGAATGTGCCATCCGGTGGGATAGATGAGGTAAACAATGCCGTGCGATCGAGCCCATGCCCGGATAAACGCCTCACGGGGATAGACCCGCCGTGCGGTGGCCGACTCGGCGGCGTGGTATGCCGGATCGTTCAGCACGATGTCGCCGGCCGCCGTGAATCCGTCGCATACCAAAAGGTGCCCGGGATCGTTATCGACGGCTTTACCGCGAAGCAGGTCGTAAGATACGGAGACCACCACCGGGATACCCACGTACGTCCAGTCCTCGAGCTCACACACTGAATTGAAGCGCGTCACGTAGGCGCGCATTCCACGCCAGCGGCCGGCCCATGCCGTATTGAACGGCCAATTGCCGGTACCGTTGTAGATCGGATCAAAGATCGCTGCCGCGGCCTGCGGCACCGGCACGTCCATGTTCGGTCGATTGAGTCGTTTGGCCCAAAACGCCATGTCCATAGCCGCACTGGTCGGGCTGCACCAGCCGCTGGCTCCCTGCCAATCGAGCTGGCTCTTGCTGGGTACGGCAATCTCCTTACCCCAGGCTTCACGGTTGGCGGGCAACATGTCGCGCGGTGCGCTGGCATCGCAGAGAGAAAGGCCCAGGTATCGCAACGTTGGCGTCTGGCCGGCAGGAGGCGCATGCAGCGCAATACGCAGCTGCCAGCGGCTTGA is part of the Armatimonadota bacterium genome and harbors:
- the nth gene encoding endonuclease III, encoding MTRCKREAAAAVLDLLEARYPEASCALQHRDPWQLLTATILSAQCTDVRVNMVTPALFAKYATAAALGAAKAEDVEAIIRSTGFFRQKAKSIIAMSQDLVDRFGGKVPETLPELTSLRGVGRKTANVIIGVAFGGAGVVVDTHVRRISRRLGWTKQSHPAKIEQELMALFPRERWTQMGTVLIWHGRDLCPARKPRCAECPVNELCPEGRKRLATPSTARP
- a CDS encoding Cj0069 family protein, which gives rise to MRNDERFRRVGLMWHGDREARQTASLAAGRFEPMANALRHSGLEPVPVVFNNDFADEAREDLRGLDAVLVWVNPIEQDRDRSVLDALLRGAADDGIGVSAHPDTILKMGTKEVLVTTRSMSWGSDTHLYTSHRQLLEQLPERLAAGSARVLKQLRGNGGSGVWKAERVTDDHALVRVRHAQRGSIETVESIGQFMQRLEPYFGQHGQVIDQAYQERLVDGMVRCYMVQDAVVGFGHQAVNALFPAPPGVPPEQAPQPGPRLYHPPDAPQFEPVRRKMEEDWLDAMCRTTGVDRGALPMIWDADLLYGPKTTDGEDTYVLCEINVSSVYPYPDSAVQPLAERVSQWIQSRPRQAN